From the genome of Geothrix sp. 21YS21S-4, one region includes:
- the uvrC gene encoding excinuclease ABC subunit UvrC, translating into MIRTNLEASPALKRKLADLPVQPGCYLYRDEGGNLLYVGKAKVLRNRVKSYFQQKRLDAKTRRLVARIWDLEFIVCETELEALILENNLIKEHLPPFNILLRDDKSYPYVKLTWKEAFPKVYVTRKIRKDGSLYFGPFFPASTAYRTAELVYRFFQIRDCDIDIDGKRGRACLKYQLHRCTAPCIAAVTQEAYREQAKEARLFLEGKRDELKARLEAAMWKAAEAAAFEQAAQHRDALQQVDAWFTRQKAATPDLEDTDIYGSAVLDGRACVHRLMLREGRMVGRHEYLLDEVEILDGEVLSQAIQRVYSSEPPPARILTEVEPVDCDLLCEWLSGLRGTKVRVHVPRKGEKVDLLAMAQENARLALERKFEPARLNEAVLEGLQAFLGLAHLPRRLECFDISHGQGREVVASCVVFTDGVPDKARYRRFKMTNEQNDDFANMHEAVTRRYRRMKDEGQAFPDLVLIDGGLGQLHAAEAALKALELENLELASLAKKEELVFRLGAAEPLRIPKSSPVLQLLQRIRDEAHRFAITYHRALRAKRTLQTELTQIPGIGPTTAKKLLQAFGSATKVREAEEAALVEAVGRAAAAKVAAWRNGPPPA; encoded by the coding sequence GTGATCCGAACCAACCTGGAGGCCTCCCCGGCCTTGAAGCGCAAGCTGGCGGACCTGCCCGTGCAGCCCGGCTGCTACCTGTACCGGGACGAAGGCGGGAACCTCCTCTACGTGGGCAAGGCCAAGGTCCTGCGGAATCGGGTGAAATCCTACTTCCAGCAGAAGCGCCTGGACGCCAAGACCCGCCGGCTGGTGGCGCGGATCTGGGATCTGGAGTTCATCGTCTGCGAGACGGAACTGGAAGCCCTGATCCTGGAGAACAACCTCATCAAGGAGCACCTGCCGCCGTTCAACATCCTGCTGCGGGACGACAAGAGCTATCCGTACGTGAAGCTCACCTGGAAGGAGGCCTTCCCCAAGGTCTACGTCACGCGGAAGATCCGGAAGGACGGCAGCCTGTACTTCGGCCCCTTCTTTCCCGCCAGCACCGCCTACCGCACGGCGGAGCTGGTCTACCGCTTCTTCCAGATCCGCGACTGCGACATCGACATCGACGGCAAGCGGGGCCGGGCCTGCCTCAAGTACCAGCTGCACCGCTGCACCGCGCCCTGCATCGCCGCCGTGACCCAGGAGGCCTACCGCGAGCAGGCCAAGGAGGCCCGGCTCTTCCTGGAGGGGAAGCGGGACGAGCTGAAGGCGCGATTGGAGGCGGCCATGTGGAAGGCCGCCGAAGCCGCCGCCTTCGAGCAGGCCGCACAGCACCGGGACGCCCTCCAGCAGGTCGACGCCTGGTTCACCCGCCAGAAAGCGGCCACCCCCGACCTGGAGGACACGGACATCTACGGCAGCGCCGTCCTGGACGGTCGGGCCTGCGTCCACCGCCTGATGCTGCGGGAAGGGCGGATGGTGGGCCGCCATGAGTACCTCCTGGACGAAGTGGAGATCCTCGACGGCGAGGTGCTGTCGCAGGCGATCCAGCGCGTCTACAGCAGCGAGCCGCCCCCCGCCCGGATCCTCACGGAGGTGGAACCGGTGGATTGCGACCTGCTGTGCGAGTGGCTGTCCGGACTGCGCGGCACCAAGGTCCGGGTCCACGTCCCCCGCAAGGGCGAGAAGGTGGATCTCCTCGCCATGGCCCAGGAGAACGCCCGCCTGGCCTTGGAGCGCAAATTCGAGCCCGCGCGCCTCAACGAAGCGGTGCTGGAGGGCCTCCAGGCCTTCCTCGGCCTGGCCCACCTGCCCCGCCGGCTGGAGTGCTTCGACATCAGCCACGGCCAGGGCCGGGAAGTGGTGGCCAGCTGCGTGGTGTTCACCGACGGCGTGCCCGACAAGGCCCGCTACCGCCGGTTCAAGATGACCAACGAGCAGAACGACGACTTCGCCAACATGCACGAGGCCGTCACCCGCCGCTACCGGCGCATGAAGGACGAGGGCCAGGCATTTCCCGACCTGGTGCTGATCGACGGCGGCCTGGGCCAGCTCCACGCGGCAGAGGCCGCCCTGAAGGCCCTGGAGTTGGAGAACCTGGAGCTGGCCAGCCTCGCGAAGAAAGAGGAGCTGGTCTTCCGGCTGGGCGCGGCGGAGCCCCTGCGGATCCCCAAGTCGTCCCCCGTCCTGCAACTGCTCCAGCGCATCCGCGACGAGGCCCACCGCTTCGCCATCACCTACCACCGCGCCCTGCGCGCCAAGCGCACCCTGCAAACGGAATTGACGCAGATCCCCGGCATCGGGCCCACCACGGCGAAAAAGCTGCTTCAGGCCTTCGGCAGCGCCACCAAGGTGCGCGAGGCCGAGGAGGCCGCCCTGGTGGAAGCCGTGGGCCGCGCCGCCGCCGCCAAGGTCGCGGCCTGGCGGAACGGACCCCCTCCGGCCTAG
- a CDS encoding ScpA family protein, producing the protein MSDTPPEVPESLAQRAPEASKTFEPPKGFETKFRGLALHLSAFEGPLDLLLHLIHDQKLDILDLPMADVTRQYMDYLQLMEELNLEIAAEFVAMAAQLLQIKSRLMLPRPPQETGEEDPREELIQRLLDYQQVKAAAAMLSDREADWRKIAFAPGLDLDDHKRVEEEPIRATLFDLLGAYRDALKRLLPPPPVEVRTQPKTLEQRVVEVLRELQDGLWKPFQGLLGQVRTREELVLTFLALLELVRTGRIALVQGETFGEIRIKAAEAA; encoded by the coding sequence ATGTCCGACACCCCTCCGGAAGTCCCCGAATCCCTGGCCCAACGTGCGCCGGAGGCTTCGAAGACCTTCGAGCCCCCCAAGGGTTTCGAGACCAAGTTCCGGGGGTTGGCCCTGCACCTGTCGGCGTTCGAAGGGCCGCTGGACCTGCTGCTCCATCTGATCCACGACCAGAAGCTGGACATCCTGGATCTGCCCATGGCGGACGTCACCCGGCAGTACATGGATTACCTCCAGCTGATGGAAGAGCTGAACCTGGAGATCGCGGCGGAGTTCGTGGCCATGGCGGCCCAGCTTCTCCAGATCAAGTCGCGCCTGATGCTCCCCCGACCGCCGCAGGAGACCGGCGAGGAGGATCCCCGCGAGGAACTGATCCAGCGGCTGCTGGACTATCAGCAGGTCAAGGCCGCCGCGGCGATGCTGTCGGACCGGGAAGCGGACTGGCGCAAGATCGCCTTCGCGCCCGGGCTCGACCTGGACGACCACAAGCGGGTGGAGGAGGAGCCCATCCGCGCCACGCTATTCGACCTCCTGGGCGCCTACCGCGACGCCCTGAAGCGGCTGCTGCCGCCGCCTCCGGTGGAGGTCCGCACCCAGCCGAAGACCCTGGAACAGCGCGTGGTGGAGGTGCTCCGCGAGCTGCAGGACGGACTGTGGAAGCCCTTTCAGGGGCTCCTCGGGCAGGTCCGCACCCGCGAGGAGCTGGTCCTGACGTTCCTGGCCCTCCTGGAGCTGGTCCGCACGGGCCGCATCGCCCTGGTGCAGGGCGAGACCTTCGGCGAGATCCGGATCAAGGCCGCCGAGGCCGCGTGA
- a CDS encoding response regulator has product MTAVLILFMFLAFVGTDFLVRTTLRRMREKQERQAREAVLNTAIRLDFTHEAKSLKRVAVPNPKARILAVDDEAVVLDSFRRILVLEGYSVDTVEHGAEALGLIQRNDYDFLFTDLKMPDMDGVDVVKGAKHLRPDMDVVVVTGYGSIETAVQTLQQGACEYVQKPFTADELAEFARKLVIKREARIESQRRPSVKVVAPEMADVVSASEFCVPGGAFLSAGHAWVRIEPEGQIRVGIDDFVRKALGTVKAVTLPERGKTVKRGEPLFTLKGATGTVQVVAPLSGRVEHDNAGLLTDPGEVVRSPYDRGWVCLMTPEDLAGELSDLKIGQPVIDWYQEEIARLRMTEAPQAVGTDALDWSAFEQQFLGQSAPTHA; this is encoded by the coding sequence ATGACCGCCGTTCTGATCCTTTTCATGTTCCTGGCCTTCGTCGGCACGGACTTCCTGGTGCGCACCACCCTTCGGCGGATGCGCGAAAAGCAGGAGCGCCAAGCCCGCGAAGCCGTGCTGAACACCGCCATCCGCCTCGATTTCACCCACGAAGCCAAGAGCCTCAAGCGCGTGGCCGTGCCCAATCCCAAGGCCCGCATCCTCGCGGTGGACGACGAGGCGGTGGTGCTGGATTCCTTCCGCCGGATCCTGGTGCTGGAGGGCTACAGCGTGGACACCGTCGAGCACGGCGCCGAAGCCCTGGGACTGATCCAGCGCAACGACTACGACTTCCTGTTCACCGACCTCAAGATGCCGGACATGGATGGCGTGGACGTGGTGAAGGGGGCCAAGCACCTGCGTCCCGACATGGACGTGGTGGTGGTGACCGGCTACGGCAGCATCGAGACCGCCGTCCAGACGCTCCAGCAGGGCGCCTGCGAGTACGTCCAGAAGCCCTTCACCGCCGACGAGCTGGCGGAGTTCGCCCGGAAGCTCGTCATCAAGCGCGAGGCGCGCATCGAATCCCAGCGCCGCCCCAGCGTGAAGGTGGTGGCGCCCGAGATGGCCGACGTGGTGTCCGCCAGCGAGTTCTGCGTGCCCGGTGGCGCCTTCCTGTCCGCGGGCCACGCCTGGGTGCGGATCGAGCCCGAAGGCCAGATCCGGGTGGGCATCGACGATTTCGTCCGCAAGGCCCTGGGCACGGTGAAGGCCGTGACGCTGCCCGAGCGCGGAAAGACCGTCAAGCGGGGCGAGCCCCTGTTCACCCTCAAGGGCGCGACGGGCACGGTGCAGGTCGTCGCTCCGCTCAGCGGGCGCGTCGAACACGACAATGCGGGCCTGCTGACGGACCCGGGCGAAGTGGTGCGCAGCCCCTACGACCGCGGCTGGGTCTGCCTGATGACGCCCGAGGACCTCGCCGGTGAACTGTCCGACCTCAAGATCGGCCAGCCCGTCATCGACTGGTACCAGGAGGAGATCGCCCGCCTGCGGATGACGGAAGCGCCCCAGGCGGTCGGAACGGACGCCCTCGACTGGTCCGCTTTCGAGCAGCAGTTCCTGGGACAGAGCGCGCCCACCCACGCCTGA
- the lipA gene encoding lipoyl synthase, whose translation MARPPVLPGPRPDWLKIRVPAPEVVAEVEELIRSQRLVTVCEEARCPNLHECWGVHRTATFMLMGEICTRHCGFCNVGKGRPGELDPGEPQRVAEAVARLGLRFAVVTSVNRDDLPDGGSVHFAETIQWIRTLSPGCGVEVLIPDFRGDETALLTVLEARPDVLNHNVETVPHLYRRVRPDADYRQSLELLRRAADWRDRHAPAMRVKSGIMVGLGETPDQVLALMADWRASRVDIATIGQYLPPSGLHLPLDRFVEPAEFDLYRRAGLAMGFHRVESAPLVRSSYHAKESAGG comes from the coding sequence ATGGCCCGTCCTCCCGTGCTTCCCGGCCCCCGCCCCGATTGGCTGAAGATCCGCGTTCCGGCGCCGGAGGTGGTGGCGGAGGTGGAGGAATTGATCCGGAGCCAGCGGCTCGTCACGGTCTGCGAGGAGGCCCGCTGCCCCAACCTCCACGAGTGCTGGGGCGTCCACCGCACGGCGACGTTCATGCTGATGGGGGAGATCTGCACCCGCCACTGCGGGTTCTGCAACGTGGGCAAGGGGCGGCCAGGAGAGCTGGATCCCGGCGAGCCCCAGCGGGTGGCCGAAGCGGTGGCTCGCCTGGGCCTGCGGTTCGCCGTGGTCACGTCCGTGAACCGCGACGATCTGCCCGACGGAGGCTCCGTCCACTTCGCGGAGACCATCCAGTGGATCCGGACGCTGTCGCCCGGATGCGGCGTGGAGGTGCTGATCCCCGATTTCCGCGGAGACGAAACGGCGCTCCTGACCGTCCTGGAAGCCCGACCCGACGTGCTGAACCACAACGTGGAGACGGTGCCCCACCTCTACCGCCGCGTCCGGCCGGATGCCGACTACCGCCAGAGCCTGGAACTCCTGCGCCGCGCGGCGGACTGGCGGGATCGCCACGCGCCGGCCATGCGAGTGAAGAGCGGGATCATGGTCGGCCTGGGCGAGACGCCGGACCAGGTCCTGGCGCTGATGGCGGACTGGCGGGCTTCCCGCGTGGACATCGCCACCATCGGCCAGTACCTTCCGCCGTCGGGACTGCACCTTCCCTTGGATCGGTTCGTGGAACCCGCGGAGTTCGATCTCTACCGGCGCGCAGGCCTGGCCATGGGCTTCCACCGGGTGGAATCCGCGCCCCTGGTGCGCTCCAGCTACCACGCCAAAGAGAGCGCCGGAGGCTGA
- a CDS encoding co-chaperone GroES, protein MAIQPLSDRVVLKRVDPAEVVKGGIIIPDTAKEKPMEAEVVAVGEGKINENGTRNPMSVKAGQKVLIGKYSGTEVKIDNVDHVIVREDEILAIVG, encoded by the coding sequence ATGGCCATCCAGCCTCTGTCCGACCGCGTCGTGCTCAAGCGCGTCGATCCCGCCGAAGTCGTCAAGGGCGGCATCATCATCCCCGACACCGCCAAGGAGAAGCCCATGGAGGCCGAAGTGGTGGCCGTCGGCGAGGGCAAGATCAACGAGAACGGCACCCGCAATCCCATGTCCGTGAAGGCCGGCCAGAAGGTGCTGATCGGCAAGTACAGCGGCACGGAAGTGAAGATCGACAACGTCGATCACGTGATCGTGCGCGAGGACGAGATCCTGGCGATCGTCGGCTAA
- a CDS encoding sensor histidine kinase, translating into MRTRIGTRLILGAGLATALVIGGMAVAVLRTHGAQLMAERTRSADQLSETIKSSTHFDMMENRRENLHRQIRAVGGLQEQGIRKVRVFNKEGRVMFSSAGEEIGTSLDIKGEACYVCHAEGRPLERLEIQARARTFRAPDGTRVLGLINPIPNEPSCYTAACHAHSPKQSLLGVLDVNVSLAEVDEEIARSRAVIAGSAVLAILAGSFILWWLNRRLVVRPVKALVAGTKRVGEGDLATTIPVSGRHELGQLAGAFNAMTQRLAETQRQLTQADKLASVGRLAAGVAHEINNPLTGVLSYASLLRKRLTDDASACEDLDVIVRETVRCRGIIRDLLDFARPAAPARKTMDLNEVVRRAVSVVMVQLSLNHVDLSLDLAEDLPTVHADANQIQQVVVNLLLNAADAIGGGGGRIRAITQSATAGSIEFLLEDSGRGIPAEDLPRIFEPFFTTKGNQGTGLGLAVSWGIVEAHGGTLEVQSEQGQGTRFTLRLPTSPDAPGLSPSPSIPSPS; encoded by the coding sequence ATGCGGACCCGGATCGGAACCCGCTTGATTCTAGGCGCCGGGCTGGCGACGGCCCTGGTGATCGGGGGGATGGCCGTGGCCGTCCTCCGGACCCACGGCGCCCAGCTGATGGCCGAGCGCACCCGCAGCGCGGACCAGCTCAGCGAGACGATCAAGAGCAGCACGCACTTCGACATGATGGAGAACCGCCGGGAGAACCTGCACCGGCAGATCCGCGCCGTGGGCGGCCTGCAGGAGCAGGGCATCCGCAAGGTGCGGGTGTTCAACAAGGAGGGGCGCGTCATGTTCTCCTCCGCCGGCGAGGAGATCGGGACCAGCCTGGATATCAAGGGCGAGGCCTGCTACGTCTGCCACGCCGAGGGGCGGCCCCTTGAGCGGCTGGAGATCCAGGCGCGGGCCCGCACGTTCCGGGCCCCCGACGGCACCCGCGTCCTGGGATTGATCAACCCCATCCCGAACGAGCCCTCCTGCTACACCGCGGCGTGCCATGCCCACAGCCCCAAGCAGAGCCTGCTCGGCGTCCTGGACGTGAACGTCTCCCTCGCGGAAGTGGATGAGGAGATCGCCCGCAGCCGCGCCGTGATCGCGGGTTCCGCCGTCCTCGCGATTCTGGCCGGCAGTTTCATCCTGTGGTGGCTCAACCGCCGCCTCGTGGTGCGGCCTGTGAAGGCGCTCGTCGCCGGCACCAAGCGGGTGGGTGAGGGCGATCTGGCCACCACGATCCCGGTCAGCGGACGCCACGAGCTGGGCCAGCTCGCGGGAGCCTTCAACGCCATGACCCAGCGCCTGGCGGAGACCCAGCGCCAGCTCACCCAGGCCGACAAGCTGGCCTCCGTGGGACGCCTGGCGGCGGGCGTCGCCCACGAGATCAACAACCCCCTCACGGGCGTCCTGAGCTATGCGTCCCTCCTCCGCAAGCGGCTCACCGACGACGCCTCCGCCTGCGAGGACCTCGACGTCATCGTGCGGGAGACGGTGCGCTGCCGCGGCATCATCCGGGATCTCCTCGACTTCGCCCGGCCCGCGGCGCCGGCCCGGAAGACCATGGACCTCAACGAGGTGGTCCGCCGGGCGGTGTCGGTGGTGATGGTCCAGCTCTCCCTGAACCACGTGGATCTGTCCCTGGACCTGGCCGAGGACCTTCCCACCGTCCACGCGGACGCCAACCAGATCCAGCAGGTGGTCGTGAACCTGCTGCTGAACGCGGCGGACGCCATCGGCGGGGGCGGCGGACGGATCCGCGCCATCACGCAATCGGCGACGGCGGGCTCCATCGAGTTCCTGCTGGAGGACAGCGGCCGGGGCATCCCCGCCGAGGACCTGCCGAGAATCTTTGAACCCTTCTTCACCACCAAAGGCAACCAGGGCACGGGCCTGGGGCTCGCCGTCAGCTGGGGGATCGTCGAGGCCCACGGCGGAACGCTGGAGGTCCAGAGCGAGCAGGGGCAGGGCACCCGCTTCACCCTCCGCCTCCCCACGTCCCCCGACGCGCCCGGCCTTTCCCCGTCCCCTTCCATTCCGTCCCCATCCTAA
- a CDS encoding tetratricopeptide repeat protein, whose protein sequence is MPESHRPEPDPARGEDPYATQKLLIQPQPDQTVRLVPPVLQPPEPPPEPPSAQSALPLPPGGWKVPAGLAVVALVGLGAYLLFSGRTPPSVAAAPAEAVPPGAQAYFDQAQAGDAHAMRMLGVMYYYGLNVPQDAEKGLYWYRKAAERGSEAAQTELAKLERVRK, encoded by the coding sequence ATGCCCGAGTCCCACCGGCCCGAACCTGATCCCGCGCGGGGCGAGGATCCCTATGCCACTCAGAAGCTGCTCATCCAGCCCCAGCCGGACCAGACGGTGAGGCTGGTTCCTCCCGTGCTCCAGCCGCCGGAGCCCCCGCCGGAACCCCCGTCGGCCCAGTCCGCTTTGCCCCTCCCGCCCGGCGGATGGAAGGTCCCCGCCGGGTTGGCCGTGGTGGCGCTGGTGGGATTGGGCGCCTACCTCCTGTTCTCGGGCCGCACGCCGCCGTCGGTGGCCGCGGCGCCCGCGGAGGCCGTCCCTCCCGGGGCCCAGGCCTATTTCGACCAGGCCCAGGCCGGGGATGCGCACGCCATGCGGATGCTCGGCGTGATGTACTACTACGGGCTCAACGTGCCGCAGGACGCCGAGAAAGGCCTCTACTGGTACCGGAAGGCCGCGGAGCGGGGCAGCGAAGCCGCCCAGACCGAACTCGCCAAGCTGGAGCGGGTGCGGAAATAG
- the nrfD gene encoding NrfD/PsrC family molybdoenzyme membrane anchor subunit, with the protein MRSFTFPRITVWRVIAVVLIAAGVSAAIARFTLGLGATTNLSDQFPWGLWIGFDFLGIGLAAAGFTIVATVNLFHAKEYEPIVRPAILTAFIGYLLVVLVLVIDLGRPENFWHPLVMWNPHSVMFEITWCVILYTTVLSLEFAPIVLEKFKMHTPIKWIHNVSLPFMILGVLLSTLHQSSFGSLYLIVPNRLHALWYTPLLPILFFISCIASGLSMVIVETLILSRSGRTLLSPALRANLAKMTAVALAIYLVVRFQDMLARGVFHEMKTLSYHSLAFWAEILIGFVVPLILLMFERVRFSRRGLYVAALLVLAGFAANRMNTAITGLEDWPTRTYFPSLMEVLITMGIAAIGFSAFTLTARHLPIFETEPSSASH; encoded by the coding sequence ATGAGGTCCTTCACCTTCCCCCGCATCACGGTCTGGCGCGTGATCGCCGTCGTCCTCATCGCCGCCGGCGTGAGCGCGGCCATCGCCCGGTTCACCCTCGGGCTGGGCGCCACCACCAACCTCAGCGACCAGTTCCCCTGGGGGCTGTGGATCGGATTCGACTTCCTGGGCATCGGGCTCGCCGCCGCCGGCTTCACCATCGTGGCGACGGTCAACCTCTTCCACGCGAAGGAGTACGAGCCCATCGTCCGTCCGGCCATCCTCACGGCCTTCATCGGGTACCTCCTCGTGGTGCTGGTGCTGGTCATCGATCTGGGGCGACCCGAGAACTTCTGGCATCCGCTGGTCATGTGGAATCCCCACTCCGTGATGTTCGAGATCACCTGGTGCGTGATCCTCTACACCACCGTCCTGTCGCTGGAATTCGCGCCGATCGTGCTCGAGAAGTTCAAGATGCACACGCCGATCAAGTGGATCCACAACGTGTCGCTGCCGTTCATGATCCTGGGCGTCCTGCTGTCCACCCTGCACCAGTCGTCGTTCGGATCGCTCTACCTGATCGTGCCGAATCGGCTCCACGCCCTGTGGTACACGCCGCTCCTGCCCATCCTGTTCTTCATCTCGTGCATCGCCTCGGGCCTGTCGATGGTGATCGTCGAGACGCTGATCCTGTCCCGCAGCGGGCGGACCCTCCTTTCCCCCGCGCTCCGCGCCAACCTGGCGAAGATGACCGCGGTGGCCCTGGCGATCTACCTGGTGGTGCGGTTCCAGGACATGCTCGCCCGCGGCGTGTTCCACGAGATGAAGACGCTGAGCTACCACAGCCTGGCCTTCTGGGCGGAGATCCTGATCGGGTTCGTCGTTCCGCTGATCCTCCTGATGTTCGAGCGCGTGCGCTTCTCCCGGCGGGGCCTCTACGTCGCCGCGCTCCTGGTCCTCGCCGGCTTCGCCGCTAACCGGATGAACACGGCGATCACGGGCCTCGAAGACTGGCCCACCCGCACCTACTTCCCCTCCCTGATGGAAGTCCTCATCACCATGGGCATCGCGGCGATCGGCTTCAGCGCCTTCACCCTGACCGCCCGCCACCTTCCCATCTTCGAGACCGAACCTTCTTCGGCTTCGCACTAG
- a CDS encoding 4Fe-4S dicluster domain-containing protein, which yields MTQKKAMLIDISLCIGCNACQDGCKTENKLKPGEEKRLSPSAYTALSEHDGVFVRHLCQHCDVPTCVSVCPVSAFTKLAEGPVLYDASKCIGCRYCMQACPFHVPRYEWASTKPRIQKCIFCAPRITKGLQPACAEACPTGATLFGDRDELLQEARKRISAEPAKFVPKIYGTDEVGGTSILYISPVAFEKLGFDTQLEKSPMPVLTNRAMSKIPNVVTVGSVMLAGIWWITSRRADVQRYEASQKQENRPQTKDKP from the coding sequence ATGACTCAAAAGAAGGCGATGTTGATCGACATCTCGCTCTGCATAGGCTGCAACGCCTGCCAGGACGGATGCAAGACGGAGAACAAGCTGAAACCGGGGGAGGAGAAGCGGCTGTCGCCATCGGCCTACACGGCCCTCAGCGAGCACGACGGCGTCTTCGTCCGGCACCTCTGCCAGCACTGCGACGTGCCGACCTGCGTGTCCGTGTGCCCCGTCTCCGCCTTCACGAAACTGGCGGAGGGCCCCGTCCTCTACGACGCCAGCAAGTGCATCGGGTGCCGCTACTGCATGCAGGCCTGCCCCTTCCATGTGCCGCGCTACGAGTGGGCCAGCACCAAGCCCCGCATCCAGAAGTGCATCTTCTGCGCGCCCCGCATCACGAAGGGCCTCCAGCCCGCCTGCGCGGAAGCGTGCCCCACGGGCGCGACGCTGTTCGGCGACCGGGACGAACTCCTGCAGGAAGCGCGCAAGCGGATCAGCGCGGAACCCGCCAAGTTCGTGCCGAAGATCTACGGCACCGACGAGGTGGGCGGCACCTCGATCCTCTACATCAGTCCCGTGGCCTTCGAGAAGCTGGGCTTCGACACGCAGCTCGAGAAGTCGCCCATGCCGGTCCTCACCAACCGGGCCATGTCGAAGATTCCGAACGTCGTCACCGTCGGGAGCGTGATGCTCGCGGGGATCTGGTGGATCACCAGCCGCCGCGCCGACGTCCAGCGCTACGAAGCGTCCCAGAAGCAGGAAAACCGCCCTCAGACCAAGGATAAGCCATGA
- the groL gene encoding chaperonin GroEL (60 kDa chaperone family; promotes refolding of misfolded polypeptides especially under stressful conditions; forms two stacked rings of heptamers to form a barrel-shaped 14mer; ends can be capped by GroES; misfolded proteins enter the barrel where they are refolded when GroES binds) — translation MAKSIIYAEDARQAILRGVNKLADAVQVTLGPKGRNVLIEKKFGSPLMTKDGVTVAKEVELKDKHENMGAQLVREVASKTSDIAGDGTTTATVLARAIYREGIKAVVSGANTMEIKKGIDLAVETVVKAIDDIKKPVEGNAIAQVGTISANGDEEIGRIIAEAMGKVGKDGVITVEEAKGRETELNVVEGMQFDRGYLSPYFVTNPDQMKVELENPYILAYEKKVSNMRDLLPLLEQVVNSRRPLLIIAEDVDGEALATLVVNKIRGTLNVAAVKAPGFGDRRKAMLEDIATLTGGKAISEDLGLKLENLTLTDLGSAKKIVIDKENTTIVEGAGSTEAIQGRVKQIRAQVEVSTSDYDKEKLQERLAKLVGGVAVIKVGAASETEMKEKKARVEDAMHATKAAVEDGIVAGGGVALLRSLSKLAELKVTGDQATGVDIVRKSLEEPLRQIANNAGVEGSVVVNAVREGKGNHGYNAATNEYGDMVSFGVVDPAKVTKSALRNAASVASMMLTTEAIITEIPEPKAPAPAGPGMGGMEDMY, via the coding sequence ATGGCCAAGTCCATCATCTATGCCGAAGATGCCCGCCAGGCGATCCTGCGCGGCGTGAACAAGCTCGCCGACGCGGTGCAGGTCACCCTCGGGCCCAAGGGCCGCAACGTCCTCATCGAGAAGAAGTTCGGCTCCCCGCTCATGACCAAGGACGGCGTCACCGTCGCCAAGGAAGTCGAGCTCAAGGACAAGCACGAGAACATGGGCGCCCAGCTGGTGCGCGAGGTCGCTTCCAAGACCTCCGACATCGCCGGTGACGGCACCACCACCGCCACCGTCCTGGCCCGCGCCATCTACCGCGAGGGCATCAAGGCCGTCGTGAGCGGCGCCAACACCATGGAGATCAAGAAGGGCATCGATCTCGCCGTGGAGACCGTCGTCAAGGCCATCGACGACATCAAGAAGCCCGTCGAAGGCAACGCCATCGCGCAGGTCGGCACCATCTCCGCCAACGGCGACGAAGAGATCGGCCGGATCATCGCGGAAGCCATGGGCAAGGTCGGCAAGGACGGCGTCATCACGGTCGAAGAGGCCAAGGGCCGCGAGACCGAGCTGAACGTGGTCGAGGGCATGCAGTTCGATCGCGGCTACCTCAGCCCCTACTTCGTGACCAACCCCGACCAGATGAAGGTCGAGCTGGAGAATCCCTACATTCTCGCCTACGAGAAGAAGGTCTCCAACATGCGCGATCTCCTGCCCCTGCTGGAGCAGGTCGTCAACAGCCGCCGTCCCCTGCTGATCATCGCCGAGGACGTGGACGGCGAGGCGCTGGCCACCCTGGTGGTGAACAAGATCCGCGGCACCCTGAACGTGGCCGCCGTGAAGGCTCCCGGGTTCGGTGACCGCCGCAAGGCCATGCTCGAGGACATCGCCACCCTGACCGGCGGCAAGGCCATCAGCGAGGACCTGGGCCTCAAGCTCGAGAACCTCACCCTGACCGACCTCGGCTCCGCCAAGAAGATCGTCATCGACAAGGAGAACACCACCATCGTCGAGGGCGCCGGCAGCACCGAGGCCATCCAGGGCCGCGTGAAGCAGATCCGCGCCCAGGTCGAGGTCTCCACCAGCGACTACGACAAGGAGAAGCTGCAGGAGCGCCTGGCCAAGCTCGTGGGCGGCGTCGCCGTCATCAAGGTGGGCGCGGCCTCCGAGACCGAAATGAAGGAGAAGAAGGCCCGCGTGGAAGACGCCATGCACGCCACCAAGGCCGCCGTCGAGGATGGCATCGTGGCCGGCGGCGGCGTCGCGCTGCTCCGCAGCCTGAGCAAGCTCGCCGAGCTGAAGGTCACCGGCGACCAGGCCACCGGCGTGGACATCGTCCGCAAGTCCCTGGAGGAGCCCCTCCGCCAGATCGCCAACAACGCCGGCGTCGAAGGCTCCGTCGTGGTCAACGCCGTCCGCGAGGGCAAGGGCAACCACGGCTACAACGCCGCCACCAACGAGTACGGCGACATGGTGTCCTTCGGCGTGGTCGATCCCGCCAAGGTGACCAAGTCCGCCCTGCGCAACGCCGCCTCCGTGGCGTCCATGATGCTGACCACCGAAGCCATCATCACGGAGATCCCTGAGCCCAAGGCTCCCGCTCCTGCGGGCCCCGGCATGGGCGGCATGGAAGACATGTACTAG